GTTCATTTTACCGTGGCTTCCTCTCACTTTTATTATGAGCTAGTCGATcttcattaatattttatattttatgtttaCATTACATATAATTCTAATCTAGGtggtaaattttaaaattaattaattttatattattatctCATTATAAGTATGTTTGATTCTTATAATAATTAAAGTATAAAATAATACGTGACTGATAGATCCGAATTATCTAATTTTGTTTGTAtctttaaaattaataatataaatgtcTAATTTAGTATATCATTATCTGAaccttaaaattttaattatttatgtttttattattttgaTCTAACTATTTTGACCATATGATTTGTAATATCTAACATTTGTGATGATAAagtataaaaaaaaattagaaaagcGTAAACTAAAATACATATTATACTATGTTCaattattataatttaatataaGTACATGCTTTACCAATCATCCGAAAGGTTCTTATAGTTTGATGGAGCAGGCATATCTTGAATATAACTTATTAGATAACAAGTAATATTCACTTTTTCAATAAATTTCAAAATAAATTTGTAGATAAATGAGAATCGCACCAAGTAACTCGAAGATTATCTAATTTACCGGCCGGACTCATCCTTAAATTTTGGATTTTAATCAATTACTGTGGACTATTTGACTCCTATCATTATACCTCTAATTATCATTCTCAATTTTCAATGTCACTTATCAGCATATTAAACATGGAAAAATGGGTTTAGATTCAAAAAATCAAACTGAAATTCATGAAAACGAGATTTGTCCAAAATTTGAATTATATAATTCGATAATTATTCAAACATCAATTAAAATTGATTCGAAAATTACTCGAATAGGAAAATGATCTGATTATAACTTGAAAATAATATATTATCTGAACCGAATATGATTTGAAGTAAAAAAAGATTTATacttaaatttttttatatttatgataacataattatttaattataatttttgtaaaaatatattttattatattaaaatactaaatttaataagaaaatattttttaagtctcataaattgaaaaaaataaataaattattatctGAAAATCCGAATCAAATTGAGTTTGAACCGAATTTTGTCTAAACCCCAATATTTTTAGTCGAGTCTTGGTGATATTTATTCAATAAACGTACTTGTCTCAAAAAAGACGGTAAAAGAGGGACCAAAGAGTAAATAAATTAAAACATAGTCAGATGATTTGAAACGCTAGCTATTAATGACATGTAACCAACATTACCTTGGTTCCATTTGAAACACTGTGTGGTTGCTGTTAACTTGATTTCTTGAATGAAATAAATTCACACCAACAAATAAATGCCGAAAAATCTACACTTGAAATTCCTTAATGAAGAATACTGTAATGTACAAAGGAGGCTGACTAGCAGGGTAGACTTCCTGAAGGCATGCCTATGTATGTTTTTTGTCAAAAGGCATGTTAAAATGACATTtcatttatcaattaaatataataaaatttaataaataattattatactaatatacagtaaacttaatataaaattaaagttagtTGATAGTAACAACCAAATACAATCATAATATTCATTTACATTAGTAACTTTTTAGATattaaaatatatgtaaatattttaaaattatatttgttagttatggatatttctaatattaaaataattattaaaaaatagaaaaaaaatagaaaaaagcATGCATAATCATGAAAAGGCATGTGACTAACCGACATCATGACATGCCCATATCGGTATGTCCGTACCGCTGTGACATGCACTCAGTAGAGTTTTCTCCAGCATAATTTTaattacatttcaaaattttatcTTAATTATTATACTTATAATAATCACGTAATTTGAGTATCGAATATGTCAGGAATCTAATTTTATCAGATTAGGCAGGAATCAGCTGATGCCGAGATGTCttttaaaatatagatatagAATTGATGGATAATGATACAAATACAATGTTGTGAATGTGATTGTTTGGGTTGAAACAAATGTAAAAATAGTTAGAAATGTTAAATTCCATGTTGTCTtacataaaattattttatgataTTATTAGTGTGGCCGATTAGTCCATCATTCTTTCTGCCGCTAATGTTTGAGAGCTCTTGTTTTTTTTATTCTTAGTCCCGCTCTTAGGGTACACTATTCTTAATAGGGGTACAGTTTGGTTTTATTTACGGGAGTTGTCAGATTTGAATAAGAAATAGTCCTACTTTTCTTCTGCTGTCTAGATAAGATAGGCTTATTATGAATGCATTTGAATATAAGCAAGTACTAATCGGTGCAGAactaaaatcataaaaacaagcAGGGTTCTAATTTATGAAAGATTTAaagtaatttttttataaatttgaaactaaaattgaaattttataaaaaaaaattactaaaattTTCGGTCTAACTAGGACTTCCTTTACCCCGCCTTAATTCCACCCTTAGCAGTCCTATTCTTTTGGTTGTTTTTTTTCTCCCATcctatttttttgtgtttttaaGTGTGAAACTCAAACACgattttatttaaaaatagaaTATCACCATGTTGTTACCTGCATTTCTGTGTTGTGTTTTTGTCCAGCTTTAAATAAagatattttattaaattttagatAAACATTGTACATTTATATTTGTATCACAGTTATGtatgctattatataattatggattaactattaatatatttataatctatagtattatattttttttatacaaatATAAGTCCGTCggtttaaatattaaattttatataattgatgagttatcaaaataatttattggtTAGTAAAACTAAAACCACATAATTTATTAAAGACATGGTACTAAGGTTGAATTTAATCCACACCTACCGGACTATAAAAGAATTCTGTTAAACAAGAAGACAAAATATTGGACTAAAATAAATAAACTTATTATTTATAGCCTACCATACATAATTAAGATTAATGGAAAGAATCAATTTCAAGTTAAAAGACAATGGACAAATTAAGTGTGTTTAACAAAAACTAAAACTTTCTCAAATGTTGCCCTACATTAATCTTTTATATACTTGCCGTCCCCTGGCCAACCAATCACAACCCATGCACTGCCTTGTCCCAAGGCTTTCCTCTATTAATGCATTATTCATGTCTTATAATGAAATTGACACCATACCATAATGTACTGTTTCTTTTCAACATATGTAGTTGACATCATTTTAATTGAATTTGTCTACCATATGAAACAAACATGtaaatttaagaaaaatgatattttaatttgaacatAAGACTGGACTTTAAATTCTGTGAAGTTGGGAGAGAATAAAATTTTAGCAGATCAATAAAATTATTACGTTTCTAAGAGAAATAGAGAATCATTTTCACAAAAACGTAGAAGTAGAAAATTATGAAATTTAAGAATTTCTTAAACATTGGATAGTTCAATTTATACACGGACTGAGTGTTAATTCAAGACGTAAAGACAAAAATTTTGACAGATTTAACATTTTCTACTCAAATCCAACATCCTTAACTTGTTTGCTTTTAAAAGGTATTCATTGCTTACAACTAATGACTGACATGTGTGTGTATGATTGCCAGAAATCGAACCAAAAATGCGAAAATGGTGACTATCAATTATAGAATGTTCATGATCATGTTTTGTGTGAGTGGCAAGCTTAAGGAACCAGATATTTTCAGTAGGTGTAACTGATATGACATATAACTGAATTGAGTTGGCATCAATGAACATAAGCAAGTAAGCTTCTTCATCTGTAGTTAGTTCCACAATCTACATTAAGCCTTCGTAAGCAATTAAAATACAGAGTAAATTACATATTGCATCCCTTTGTTTTGGGTAATTGACACTTCAGTACCACTTGTTTAAATAATTGCACTTTGGACTTCATACAAGTTTAGGTGCTGCACTTTATACCCCTTCGGTTGGTTTTTACTGTTACCGTTAAATATGTCAGGGGTAAATAGGTAATTTGACATGGTATAATTGCACTTTGATCATTAAAATTCAACAAATTTTTCATTTATACCCGTGgacaattttttttttacaattttgacCTTCAGCTATAAAAATTGAACATTTTAAccaatttattaaaaaaattagtattcaaatttttaaaattttttaaaaattattttcaaatttttatactattcaaatttttataatttttataaaaattatattaaaatttttataatattcgaatttaaatatatattcgaattttaaaaaaaattatatttgtttttaaaaaaaaaattatattagaatttttataatattcaaattttaaaaataattcaatttttttttttatttttgatacaaatataattttttttaaaattcgaatattataaaaaattgaataattttttttaaaaaatcgaatacaattttttttaattcaaatatattttttatgaaagggaatattaaaaaattgaatataattattttaaaattataaaaattcgaaaattaaaaaatttaataaatggattaaaatgttcaaatttttataatattcgatttttttttaaaaattataaaaattcgaatattaaaaatttaataaaatgattaaaatattcATTTTTTATAATTGAAGGTCAGAATTGTAAAAAAAATTGTTCAGGGATATAAATGAAAAATCTGTTAAACTAAAATGATCAAAGTGCAATTATACATAGTCAAATTACTTGTTTACCCCTGACACATTTAACGCAATGGCAAAAATTAACGGAAGGGTGCAAAGTGCAACGCTTAAAATTGTATGGGGTACAAAGTGCAATTGTTTAAACAAGTGGTACTAATGGCCGAAATCAAAGAGATGCAATATGCAATTTACTCTTAAAATACATGTACCAATGTATTGCCTACTTCCAATGGTTTGATTGTTCTACAAAACATCCATGTCTGGTGCTGAGTCCTGAACCTTTCTTAACCTTCCCAGTTTTATTTAATGTACCCAGTGTATCACACTAGTAAAACAAAATTTGTGGATGGTAAGATTATAGGCTGATCTTGCTTCTATTTTATGAGGCGAATGCATCTATATTAATAGTACCTAAAAAATTGGTATCCGTAAACGCAAGATCTCAACCACTGAACCAACGTTTCGTTAGTTTGAATTAGTTTACtacaaagaaatgtaaattttaAGAATATATAAACTAAAAAAACACCAAAATTTATAGATTAGGTATAGAATAAACTGAACGAGGCCTACCACAAGGATCCCCGGATAAAATaggaaaaagaagaagaaagaacATAATTACAGAAAGTGAGGTATATGTTTGTTGGGACAAAAGATTGAAAGAGACCTTAAACTTAAAAGGTGCCCTTGTGAGTATAAAAGTTGCAAAAAAGTTAGGTGTATCATTTTGTATGTTTGATGGTAGCACTTAAACAGGAAAGCTAATAAGTGATAATATGCTCGTACCGTACATCTTTTTATATCATGTCTTAACAGTAACTGTAAGTCTGTAACACACAAACAGGAAAGTCTTGTAACTGTAACACACAAACAGGAAAGTCTTGGGCCTACAAGACTTTCGTCAACCGGAGGGAGCTAGTATTTGGTCCTAAGAAAATATTTATGATAACTTTCTTGTGAAGAGGAACACAATTTGATTTTAATCCTCCTCTGAATAAGCTGCCGTTGTACCCTATTTGAAAAGGAGACTTGATAACAAATACGAAAATCTCTATATTATGCATGGTTTATTCAAAATGTTGAAAAGTACCTGAACATCAGAACAAGCACCTCCAGGGTCCATATATGACAATCAAAATAAAAACTTCTAATGACTTTTAAAGATCTCTTAGCATTAATGCATTCCTACAGCTATTGGTACACTCTTTCTCGAAGATCCAGCTCTCCAGGGAAGCACAGATGCTTTTGGAATCCTCAAAATTCTAAATCTAACAAAAAACAACATTCAACGACTCCAGATGCTATCAAATACATAACTGATTGAGAACAAAATCTGGTGGTGGGGACATTGCAGGATCCATCTTAGACAATGTTTAGAGGGATAACCTTCTCTCTCATTTCTATAACCTTCCTGTGTTTGTTAGAGTGCAAAGATGGAACAAAAGTAGGACTCGCAGCTGGACGATATTCAGGAACAAGTCGACCGGACCTATAGCGAACTCCGCATGCATTGCAAAGGGTTCTCGGCCCCATTGGTCCTTCCCGCCATTGTGGTGTTTCTGTAACTTGACAATGAGTACATCTTTGGACTTGCATAGGCTGATGAGTCGCAAAGCCCGTGAGCTCGAAGTCATTTGAAAGGTCTGGCAGTTCCTTTTTCTTCTCTACATTTATAGTGGTTATGCTTTCATTTTTCTCAGGGTCAGGACTCAGAAGACTCTCCAGCAAGAAGCGGCCCGACCGAGAACGAACTCCACGTGTATTGCATAAAGTTTTTGGGCCCGTCGATCCTACCCTACGTTGTGGCCTTTTCGTAACATTACACAGAGTACAGCGTTTGCATGGAAGCTGATAAGTTACATCTTCTACAATTTGGCAGTCTTCTGGAAGCTGATTGGTTGAATCTTCCTTAATCTCACTTGACTTTTTTATATGCTTCTTCTTTCCCCGGGTAAATGAAAACTTCTCTGTATTTGAACCATGACTTGCTGTCAGACGATACTCGGGTAAGAGTCCTCGTTTCCGATAACAAACTCCACACGCATTGCAAAGAGTATGCGGCCCCATAGGTCCTGCCCTCCATTGTGGCGTTTCTTCAGCTTGACAATGCATACATCTTTTATTTGGCATTTGCTGATAAAAGTCTTCCTCCATGTCGAATTCATTTGGATGCTTTGATTGTGGCATGTGTTTCTTCTCTTTGCCTTTTGCGCGCAATATCTTTTTAGGTGGAGGTACTGGAGAGAGCAAATGCCATCTGCTGAAGGTCAAGCTCCGTGGAATCTTACTTCGAGCTCTGACTGGGACAAGGAATTCAGAGCTAGTCGACAAGTTTTTACCGGCTGAGCAGGAACTGCTACTTTCAAGTACAGAATTCTGGCTTGGTGTTTGTAACAAGCTGGGGTTTCTGGAATGAGAAGAATCAAGACGAAAATTTGTGCTGGAGAATTCAGTAACTGGTAGCAATTTTCTATCAGAGGCTGCATAGCCTGCATTGTTCTGAATGATAGATATTATTATCAACATATGTCACAGATCAGATGAAAATAAAAGTACTAAAAAAATCATTCAGCAAGCCAATAGTTATGTAGTCATCATACAAGTGAATGCAAGCAGACTTTAGAAATTgtaaatttaacaaaaaaaatgaGCTAACTACTATATATTAAATgtgttatgcagtttatatgtgaAAATTTGGTATTGATATGCAAGGAAGAACGATTTCCAGTGGAGAACTTTTGATAAATGTCATTTCCTAATTacagaaaaaaattaaaaaacaaattttaaaataatatgtGCACCAGATTTAATATTTATCTTGTGCAcatatcattttaaaaaaatttttGTCACCCCAGTAGCTTATATCCTTGCTGACTGAAAATGATTTCACTTGCTTTTAGCAAAGTGTATAAACTCCATAATAATAATGTAAGAAAGGGAAAAAAATCCCACACAGGCCATCCCGGGGAATTATAATGATTAAACCAAGATGGTAGAATGCATTTTACGTTGTAAAAGAAATAATGACGAAATCACTCTAGAGTCTAGACTTATGGTTCTAGAGATAATTAATTATAGTAAAACGTGCTATACCTCCAGGCTCCAGCAAGATGGGGTAAAGATGTACAATGAAGAGTAGGCCAAAGCAATTATGAGAATTCATTAAAGCTGGTGCTACAGTTATCTTGTTTCAGTTGGCGAATAAGACATATATACTAAAACTTAAAGTTAAACCAGAAACTTAGTGGAGTTACGAAACCAAACATACCCCTAGAGTTCAACTCTAGAACAGGGTTCAGAGAGGGTGAGAAATACACAGACACTACCCCTGTTTCAAAGAGTATAAAGGTTACCATAAAGACCCCAAGGAATAGACAGGCGGTTTCTGTCAAGACCCCCCCCCCCCCGACTTGCTAAAAAACTTTATCAAAAGTTCCAAAAATGTAGAAAAATATGAAAGCATTTTTAAAATTACTGaatgatttaaatttttttaagATGGAAAAATCCTGaccaaaaataaatatgaaaaaatgTATACAAAAAAAGAATGTGGATCAAAATAGGTGTACCATTAGACTATTAGAGTAACAACTAGTTATGCAAAGTACTAGCTAACATCCCCCTATAACACAGTCCTTACAAGGCCCAGTTACTCGCCATAACCCATATTTTTATCTGGCTATAACATCCCCCTACTACTCTAATCCTGCGTCTTCAAGAACATCGGAGATCATTTTCTTAAAAAGGCCATCCTGGGCAACCACACTGCCCATCCATGTCCTCAATGGTGAAAAAAGTGAAAAAATCTGATAGATCAGTGATCAGTCTTGCTGCTAGAGTTGGCTTTTCGACTCTGCCGTGAGATTTCATTCTTAGCCTATTCTAGATTGTTTAACACAACTTGATTTCCACCTACGAGAAAATGGTTTTAGCCCGGTTTAAGAAACAACAATTTATAGGACACAGGATTATTTAATTTGTTGAGTAATCTACGGTCCATGACATTTTTTAGAATTCAATCTGTTTTGCTTTTTGGTCCATACTTTATTTAGAAGAAGATCACAGGTTGCAATATATCTCGGGTTTGGTTTTTTTCTTATAAATTTTCAAGACTTCGAGAAGAGAAAAGAATTGGTCGAGGAAGATTGGCCTTCATTTGTTGATGAATTGAGATTGTATTGTACAGGAGAGAACTGAGAGAAGAAGAAAAGGAACACCTAATGGGGGAGGTTAAAATAATTATGGAGATTAAATGAACGAATATTAATCCCTGTAAGCTGTTAGAAGCCACTTCAGAACTCTAACCCGGTCTTGAGATTCTAACACAATAGTTTCACACTGTTTAAACAGAAATGTTTCAGAATGTACAAATACAAGTTTGGTGTAAGTTGTAACAGATGTAATTCTTTTGAGCTCAATACGTAATTTGCAATTGATTTAAGCAAGATGAAGTGTTAACTAATTAAGTTTTAACCTATATAATTTTTATAAGATACGATAAACTTAAGCAATACCATATAACATCTTACACATCATTTTTAACGTTTGATAAGCTTTTTTGACATGTTTGGGTTACTTCATATGACATGAGAATTAGTAATTTGTACAAACTATATCAAAGCATTTTATATGATCACTGCAAGTATAGCTACGAAAAGGAAACAAACCAAACCTAGAAACTAATGAGAATGTGCTTGATAGAAATCAATCAAACCTTCTGGTATATCTGACTAGGAAATAGGGTCTAAAGAGGGTATGATGTACCTGGACTAGACCTGATGCAACAGAAGAATTGAAAAAAATATATTgtgtaataaaaataataaaagaaaatgctAGGTGACTCAAGCATAGACCCTAATTATTTTCCAGCCCCAAAAGGAAGGAAAATGTTTGGATCACAACCCATAACAAGAAAAGTAATTTAATTCTAACAATCAATCAGTCAGGAGATGATGAAAACATTAGTTTACATAGAAATAGAAACTTCAAACCAATCCTAGGAAAATTGTCCTAATCAAAATCTGTTTCTCAATACTAATCCACCAAAGAAGAGGATTCCTTTTCTCACCCTACTATTTCTAATAATCTACTTACCTAATAGAATAAACCTACATAATAAGTTTTAATTCATATTTACAACTAAATAACATATAATTGATATTTTAATTCCTTACTCCACATCATATACCtcttcttttttttaaaaaaaacatttcTACGGGCCTGGTGCTATCTCCCCGTTGCTCGGACTTTAATTTTTCCCATGCCCGTGTCGAACGGACATGACATCGGTGTGAGTATGGGATCTGAAGAATGGAAACCAAACACTTCAACTTCAAGCAATCTAGTTTAAAATATTTTACAAGGCTTCACATAAAGTTTTTTCTCGAGAGAGATGTCCACAGATTACTATTTCAATGTTATACTTTTAATCTATGCTATAAATTTGACAAACAATTATGAATATGTTTTTTTTATCGGTAGAAAACACTCTTTacatatattaaaaatataaaaaagtaGGTATAATTCACTAATGTGAAGGTTGTATGTCAAATCCCCGCACCCATGTCAAATTTCAGAACCATACCCATGAATCCTAATTCCTAATTCTTTAGAAACTaacctacgataaaaaaaaaaaaagaaactaaGAATCTTACATTTGGATCCAACCCGATGTCTGACACACGGTATACCCGAGTCCAGGTAACATACTGTTCTCTAATAATTAATATCTACAAACCTTAAATGAAATAATATTTCTTCATGTCAAATTTCAGAATCATACCCACGAATCCTAATTCTTTAGGAATTAAGAGTCTGACACTTGGATCCCCGATGTCCGACACCAGGTACCCGAGTCCAGGTAACATACTGTTATCTCATAATTCAAATTCACAAACCTTAAATGAAGAAATATTTCTGCAAAATCCTCAGCACCCTAACTTCAGAAAATTCCCATAAAAACAAAGAAAAATGCAAAGATATCATCTAAAGCAACAGGAATGGCGCGTAATAACTCCATGTTATTCTTAAATTTTGAGCTCCACAATATGATGACTTTCCTCCATATATACTGCATCATAAACAACCACAACCACATCAACTTCAATTTCTTCATTTGAAGTTATAATATGTTTGCATACT
The sequence above is drawn from the Apium graveolens cultivar Ventura chromosome 2, ASM990537v1, whole genome shotgun sequence genome and encodes:
- the LOC141707370 gene encoding uncharacterized protein LOC141707370 produces the protein MDFPPNSQDSPRSMGEAGGYWDGFVNGDDSFHNVINMLDFPLESVEGDKCVAEENWETQFPSLGPFSSEIVQGFTPLFRSDFTEDVPYNFVQNNAGYAASDRKLLPVTEFSSTNFRLDSSHSRNPSLLQTPSQNSVLESSSSCSAGKNLSTSSEFLVPVRARSKIPRSLTFSRWHLLSPVPPPKKILRAKGKEKKHMPQSKHPNEFDMEEDFYQQMPNKRCMHCQAEETPQWRAGPMGPHTLCNACGVCYRKRGLLPEYRLTASHGSNTEKFSFTRGKKKHIKKSSEIKEDSTNQLPEDCQIVEDVTYQLPCKRCTLCNVTKRPQRRVGSTGPKTLCNTRGVRSRSGRFLLESLLSPDPEKNESITTINVEKKKELPDLSNDFELTGFATHQPMQVQRCTHCQVTETPQWREGPMGPRTLCNACGVRYRSGRLVPEYRPAASPTFVPSLHSNKHRKVIEMREKVIPLNIV